The Malus domestica chromosome 06, GDT2T_hap1 genome has a segment encoding these proteins:
- the LOC103436909 gene encoding uncharacterized protein At4g17910 isoform X1 produces MDSLPNTFNPNKRLKEEFVSNLSGSSMMEIAALTTIIPILILLRHSVGSHRAVDVVSKKNDDAVVGSKGWAAYMASMSLDFLLIIVPIILVYTVLAEWMYIWATLLILLLLFSIAAKRFGSYSTLKEDPFSIRQTFSSYRVATMIITCVCILAVDFTIFPRRYAKTETYGTGWMDLGVGSFVIANSLVSRQARNISSRSALVAVEEKKKMGWCRWRKGKSRIPRSWKTAIQSASPLIILGFARLLSTTGVDYQLHVAEYGVHWNFFFTLAAISILTSIINIPTQYSGILGSLILVGYQVCLMHGLNSYLLSNERGTDIISQNKEGFFSIFGYWGMYLVGVQLGNFLLFNYHSSATMGSNKWATIRVWILSLLLWLLTVIIDRHVERVSRRMCNLAYVTLVLAVNLQVLAIFLLSDFLPGSKTSVLEEAYNRNLLGTFLLANLLTGLVNLMVETLFASAVKALFILIAYTFSTTFIIGLLDYCGIRLKFW; encoded by the exons ATGGATTCTCTTCCCAACACCTTCAATCCAAACAAACGTCTCAAAGAAGA GTTTGTGAGCAATTTGAGTGGATCGTCGATGATGGAGATTGCCGCGCTTACCACGATAATCCCT ATTCTGATACTTCTCCGGCACTCAGTTGGCTCTCATCGTGCTGTCG ATGTTGTATCGAAGAAAAATGATGATGCAGTAGTTGGTTCTAAGGGATGGGCAGCTTACATGGCTTCAATGTCTCTTGATTTTCTTCTCATTATAGTTCCAATCATCTTAGTTTACACT GTTTTGGCAGAGTGGATGTATATCTGGGCAACTTTGTTGATATTGTTACTACTTTTCAGTATTGCAGCCAAAAG GTTTGGTTCCTATTCTACTTTGAAGGAAGATCCCTTTTCTATAAGGCAAACTTTTTCATCTTACAGAGTCGCTACG ATGATCATAACATGCGTCTGTATCTTGGCTGTTGACTTCACAATATTCCCTAGAAGATATGCCAAGACTGAGACTTATGGTACTGGCTGG ATGGATCTTGGGGTTGGCTCATTTGTCATAGCAAATTCATTAGTTTCCCGGCAAGCACGAAATATATCATCAAG ATCAGCTTTGGTGGCTgtcgaagagaagaagaaaatgggttGGTGCAGGTGGAGGAAAGGGAAGTCCCGCATCCCTAG GTCATGGAAGACTGCTATTCAATCTGCTAGTCCACTAATCATCCTTGGGTTTGCCCGTCTTCTCTCTACCACAGGTGTGGACTATCAG CTTCATGTGGCGGAATATGGAGTGCACTGGAATTTCTTCTTCACGCTTGCTGCGATATCAATTCTTACATCCATAATTAATATTCCCACGCAGTATTCTGGCATTCTTGGCTCACTAATTCTAGTAG GTTACCAAGTTTGCTTGATGCATGGGTTAAACTCGTATCTGCTTTCTAATGAAAGGGGAACTGATATAATCAGCCAAAATAAGGAGGGGTTTTTTAGCATATTTG GATATTGGGGCATGTACCTTGTTGGTGTCCAATTGGGAAACTTTCTTCTATTCAATTACCATTCCTCTGCTACAATGGGAAGCAATAAATGGGCAACAATTAGAGTTTGGATACTTTCACTTCTCCTTTG GTTATTAACTGTGATTATAGACCGCCATGTAGAGAGAGTTTCCCGTCGGATG TGCAACCTGGCTTATGTTACACTGGTTTTGGCCGTAAATTTACAG GTGTTGGCAATATTTCTTCTCTCTGATTTTCTCCCCGGAAGCAAAACTTCAGTGCTGGAAGAAGCATATAACCGCAATTTGCTGGGGACATTTCTTCTG GCGAATTTGCTCACGGGTTTGGTGAACTTGATGGTGGAGACCCTGTTTGCATCGGCAGTCAAAGccctttttattttaattgccTATACATTTTCGACAACCTTCATCATTGGACTGCTAGATTACTGCGGCATCCGGTTGAAATTTTGGTAG
- the LOC103436909 gene encoding uncharacterized protein At4g17910 isoform X2 produces the protein MDSLPNTFNPNKRLKEEFVSNLSGSSMMEIAALTTIIPILILLRHSVGSHRAVDVVSKKNDDAVVGSKGWAAYMASMSLDFLLIIVPIILVYTVLAEWMYIWATLLILLLLFSIAAKRFGSYSTLKEDPFSIRQTFSSYRVATMIITCVCILAVDFTIFPRRYAKTETYGTGWMDLGVGSFVIANSLVSRQARNISSRSWKTAIQSASPLIILGFARLLSTTGVDYQLHVAEYGVHWNFFFTLAAISILTSIINIPTQYSGILGSLILVGYQVCLMHGLNSYLLSNERGTDIISQNKEGFFSIFGYWGMYLVGVQLGNFLLFNYHSSATMGSNKWATIRVWILSLLLWLLTVIIDRHVERVSRRMCNLAYVTLVLAVNLQVLAIFLLSDFLPGSKTSVLEEAYNRNLLGTFLLANLLTGLVNLMVETLFASAVKALFILIAYTFSTTFIIGLLDYCGIRLKFW, from the exons ATGGATTCTCTTCCCAACACCTTCAATCCAAACAAACGTCTCAAAGAAGA GTTTGTGAGCAATTTGAGTGGATCGTCGATGATGGAGATTGCCGCGCTTACCACGATAATCCCT ATTCTGATACTTCTCCGGCACTCAGTTGGCTCTCATCGTGCTGTCG ATGTTGTATCGAAGAAAAATGATGATGCAGTAGTTGGTTCTAAGGGATGGGCAGCTTACATGGCTTCAATGTCTCTTGATTTTCTTCTCATTATAGTTCCAATCATCTTAGTTTACACT GTTTTGGCAGAGTGGATGTATATCTGGGCAACTTTGTTGATATTGTTACTACTTTTCAGTATTGCAGCCAAAAG GTTTGGTTCCTATTCTACTTTGAAGGAAGATCCCTTTTCTATAAGGCAAACTTTTTCATCTTACAGAGTCGCTACG ATGATCATAACATGCGTCTGTATCTTGGCTGTTGACTTCACAATATTCCCTAGAAGATATGCCAAGACTGAGACTTATGGTACTGGCTGG ATGGATCTTGGGGTTGGCTCATTTGTCATAGCAAATTCATTAGTTTCCCGGCAAGCACGAAATATATCATCAAG GTCATGGAAGACTGCTATTCAATCTGCTAGTCCACTAATCATCCTTGGGTTTGCCCGTCTTCTCTCTACCACAGGTGTGGACTATCAG CTTCATGTGGCGGAATATGGAGTGCACTGGAATTTCTTCTTCACGCTTGCTGCGATATCAATTCTTACATCCATAATTAATATTCCCACGCAGTATTCTGGCATTCTTGGCTCACTAATTCTAGTAG GTTACCAAGTTTGCTTGATGCATGGGTTAAACTCGTATCTGCTTTCTAATGAAAGGGGAACTGATATAATCAGCCAAAATAAGGAGGGGTTTTTTAGCATATTTG GATATTGGGGCATGTACCTTGTTGGTGTCCAATTGGGAAACTTTCTTCTATTCAATTACCATTCCTCTGCTACAATGGGAAGCAATAAATGGGCAACAATTAGAGTTTGGATACTTTCACTTCTCCTTTG GTTATTAACTGTGATTATAGACCGCCATGTAGAGAGAGTTTCCCGTCGGATG TGCAACCTGGCTTATGTTACACTGGTTTTGGCCGTAAATTTACAG GTGTTGGCAATATTTCTTCTCTCTGATTTTCTCCCCGGAAGCAAAACTTCAGTGCTGGAAGAAGCATATAACCGCAATTTGCTGGGGACATTTCTTCTG GCGAATTTGCTCACGGGTTTGGTGAACTTGATGGTGGAGACCCTGTTTGCATCGGCAGTCAAAGccctttttattttaattgccTATACATTTTCGACAACCTTCATCATTGGACTGCTAGATTACTGCGGCATCCGGTTGAAATTTTGGTAG
- the LOC103436909 gene encoding uncharacterized protein At4g17910 isoform X3 has protein sequence MYIWATLLILLLLFSIAAKRFGSYSTLKEDPFSIRQTFSSYRVATMIITCVCILAVDFTIFPRRYAKTETYGTGWMDLGVGSFVIANSLVSRQARNISSRSALVAVEEKKKMGWCRWRKGKSRIPRSWKTAIQSASPLIILGFARLLSTTGVDYQLHVAEYGVHWNFFFTLAAISILTSIINIPTQYSGILGSLILVGYQVCLMHGLNSYLLSNERGTDIISQNKEGFFSIFGYWGMYLVGVQLGNFLLFNYHSSATMGSNKWATIRVWILSLLLWLLTVIIDRHVERVSRRMCNLAYVTLVLAVNLQVLAIFLLSDFLPGSKTSVLEEAYNRNLLGTFLLANLLTGLVNLMVETLFASAVKALFILIAYTFSTTFIIGLLDYCGIRLKFW, from the exons ATGTATATCTGGGCAACTTTGTTGATATTGTTACTACTTTTCAGTATTGCAGCCAAAAG GTTTGGTTCCTATTCTACTTTGAAGGAAGATCCCTTTTCTATAAGGCAAACTTTTTCATCTTACAGAGTCGCTACG ATGATCATAACATGCGTCTGTATCTTGGCTGTTGACTTCACAATATTCCCTAGAAGATATGCCAAGACTGAGACTTATGGTACTGGCTGG ATGGATCTTGGGGTTGGCTCATTTGTCATAGCAAATTCATTAGTTTCCCGGCAAGCACGAAATATATCATCAAG ATCAGCTTTGGTGGCTgtcgaagagaagaagaaaatgggttGGTGCAGGTGGAGGAAAGGGAAGTCCCGCATCCCTAG GTCATGGAAGACTGCTATTCAATCTGCTAGTCCACTAATCATCCTTGGGTTTGCCCGTCTTCTCTCTACCACAGGTGTGGACTATCAG CTTCATGTGGCGGAATATGGAGTGCACTGGAATTTCTTCTTCACGCTTGCTGCGATATCAATTCTTACATCCATAATTAATATTCCCACGCAGTATTCTGGCATTCTTGGCTCACTAATTCTAGTAG GTTACCAAGTTTGCTTGATGCATGGGTTAAACTCGTATCTGCTTTCTAATGAAAGGGGAACTGATATAATCAGCCAAAATAAGGAGGGGTTTTTTAGCATATTTG GATATTGGGGCATGTACCTTGTTGGTGTCCAATTGGGAAACTTTCTTCTATTCAATTACCATTCCTCTGCTACAATGGGAAGCAATAAATGGGCAACAATTAGAGTTTGGATACTTTCACTTCTCCTTTG GTTATTAACTGTGATTATAGACCGCCATGTAGAGAGAGTTTCCCGTCGGATG TGCAACCTGGCTTATGTTACACTGGTTTTGGCCGTAAATTTACAG GTGTTGGCAATATTTCTTCTCTCTGATTTTCTCCCCGGAAGCAAAACTTCAGTGCTGGAAGAAGCATATAACCGCAATTTGCTGGGGACATTTCTTCTG GCGAATTTGCTCACGGGTTTGGTGAACTTGATGGTGGAGACCCTGTTTGCATCGGCAGTCAAAGccctttttattttaattgccTATACATTTTCGACAACCTTCATCATTGGACTGCTAGATTACTGCGGCATCCGGTTGAAATTTTGGTAG
- the LOC139196740 gene encoding RING-H2 finger protein ATL29-like, producing MDHILTSLQHTPSGDLVGTAVVPKEGLDVSLIQSFPTFEYASVNDFRIEKYGLECAICLVEFEDDSILRLLTECCHVFHKDCIDLWLESHKTCPFCRGNLEVVAPSLADKSPVLAHENDAMQDIHVGHESVLLDMDAVRIDIKDEQSQDHCHQGSNDSSNNIMVSQGEQNSSSTTQDRDRDQDHNQNHDRNEENETERFSRSHSTGHSIVRPRAEEDRYTLRLPEHVKIKLIRGHHNWTGSCTTFGEFSRQGDNAGASRFGEASGSAGGGDINKLASVF from the coding sequence ATGGATCACATCCTTACCTCCCTTCAGCACACGCCCTCCGGAGACCTTGTGGGCACGGCGGTTGTCCCCAAAGAAGGCCTTGACGTTTCACTCATACAATCATTTCCAACGTTCGAGTACGCAAGTGTCAATGATTTCCGGATAGAGAAGTACGGCCTAGAATGCGCAATTTGCTTGGTGGAGTTTGAGGACGATAGCATACTACGCCTCTTGACCGAGTGTTGCCATGTTTTCCACAAAGATTGCATCGACCTTTGGCTCGAGTCTCATAAAACTTGTCCATTCTGCCGTGGAAATCTCGAAGTAGTAGCCCCGAGTTTAGCGGACAAGTCTCCGGTGCTTGCTCATGAGAACGACGCCATGCAAGACATTCATGTTGGGCATGAATCGGTGTTGTTGGATATGGATGCTGTCCGCATCGACATTAAAGATGAACAAAGCCAAGATCATTGCCATCAAGGAAGTAATGACAGTAGTAATAACATTATGGTTTCACAAGGTGAACAAAATAGCAGTAGCACTACTCAAGATCGAGATCGAGATCAAGATCACAATCAGAATCATGATCGAAATGAAGAGAATGAAACCGAAAGATTTTCACGGTCGCATTCAACGGGGCACTCCATAGTTAGGCCTAGAGCAGAAGAGGATAGATATACGCTGAGATTGCCAGAGCATGTGAAGATAAAACTTATAAGAGGACATCATAACTGGACAGGAAGCTGTACTACATTTGGGGAGTTCTCTCGCCAAGGAGACAATGCAGGTGCTTCCCGCTTTGGAGAGGCCTCCGGCTCCGCCGGTGGAGGAGATATTAACAAATTAGCTTCTGTGTTTTaa
- the LOC103436911 gene encoding zinc finger CCCH domain-containing protein 56 gives MDYGRESNAVQVITGNSGGDIWSGDQAVWATEDEYRVWNNGDAMADTMSNSSYDQRQSQSHSGSEPPNKKSRNSQDATSSNRSKAIGKMFFKTKLCCKFRAGTCPYVTNCNFAHSIEELRRPPPNWQDIVAAHEEEKAVSSEPREEYQIPIVSTGYGVETPRSYKGRHCKKFYTEEGCPYGDNCTFLHDEQSKNRESVAISLGPGGYGGAAAAVNGANNKPSNWKTRICNKWELTGYCPFGSKCHFAHGVAELHRYGGGLVEGETRDSSSVAPDNKQGAMLSKTPGDAVVVSVPLVSHSDVYHLGVPSQRSSIVIQRSGPRAHQKWKGPDKISRIYGDWIDDIE, from the exons ATGGATTATGGTAGAGAGAGCAATGCGGTCCAGGTAATCACTGGGAATAGTGGTGGTGATATTTGGTCTGGTGACCAAGCGGTTTGGGCTACTGAGGATGAGTACCGAGTTTGGAATAATGGTGACGCGATGGCGGACACCATGTCCAACTCAAGTTATGATCAAAGGCAATCGCAAAGTCACTCTGGAAGCGAACCTCCAAATAAGAAATCAAGGAACTCCCAAGATGCAACTTCATCTAACCGGTCGAAAGCCATTGGGAAAATGTTCTTCAAAACCAAACTTTGTTGCAAATTCCGTGCTGGGACGTGCCCCTATGTCACCAATTGTAACTTTGCTCATAGCATTGAGGAGCTTCGGAGACCGCCACCAAATTGGCAAGATATTGTGGCTGCCCATGAGGAAGAAAAGGCTGTATCTTCAGAGCCAAGGGAAGAGTATCAAATTCCAATCGTCTCTACAGGTTATGGTGTGGAGACTCCAAGATCCTATAAAGGGAGGCATTGCAAGAAGTTTTATACTGAGGAAGGTTGTCCTTATGGGGATAATTGCACTTTTCTTCATGATGAGCAGTCAAAGAATCGAGAGAGTGTGGCAATAAGTTTAGGTCCTGGGGGATATGGcggtgctgctgctgctgtgaATGGAGCAAATAACAAGCCATCAAACTGGAAAACAAGGATTTGCAATAAGTGGGAATTGACAGGATATTGCCCATTTGGAAGCAAGTGCCATTTTGCTCATGGTGTAGCAG AATTACACCGGTATGGTGGTGGGCTTGTGGAGGGAGAAACTAGAGATTCTTCTTCAGTTGCTCCTGACAATAAGCAGGGAGCAATGCTTTCGAAAACTCCAGGAGATGCTGTGGTAGTATCAGTTCCTCTAGTTTCTCATTCTGATGTTTATCACCTTGGAGTCCCGTCACAAAGATCATCCATTGTAATTCAGAGATCAGGGCCGCGAGCCCATCAGAAATGGAAGGGACCAGACAAAATCAGTAGGATATATGGTGACTGGATTGATGACATCGAATAG
- the LOC139196741 gene encoding putative HVA22-like protein g → MTLGYAYPAYECYKTVEKNKPEIEQLRFWCQYWILVAVLTVCERVGYAFVSWVPMYSEAKLLFVIYLWFPKTKGTSYVYDSFFRPYLAKHENEIDRNLLELRTRAGDMYVAAQSTPRPRPTQPQQGIRSQPPADPAPNRQPAATTQAQPEEPPSHHHSTVAPSIHFQIADGVTKSVPCSYIEFAERLVLPQYSNLPLDEVKEHHRRDRFEVGNADKIFESTSKEQLTRKAA, encoded by the exons ATGACTCTTGGGTATGCTTATCCGGCTTATGAATGCTACAAAACTGTTGAAAAGAACAAGCCAGAGATTGAACAGCTTCGCTTTTGGTGCCAGTATTGGATTTTGGTGGCTGTTTTGACTGTTTGTGAAAGAGTCGGTTATGCTTTTGTTTCATGGGTTCCAATGTATAGTGAAGCTAAGTTGCTCTTCGTCATATATCTGTGGTTTCCTAAAACAAAGGGTACGAGCTATGTGTATGATTCCTTCTTTAGACCATATCTTGCGAAGCATGAAAATGAAATCGATAGGAACTTGTTGGAACTAAGAACTAGAGCTGGTGACATG TATGTTGCCGCACAATCGACACCAAGGCCTCGCCCTACGCAGCCACAACAAGGTATTAGGAGCCAACCCCCTGCCGATCCAGCTCCAAATCGCCAACCAGCTGCAACAACGCAAGCACAACCCGAAGAACCTCCATCACACCACCATTCAACAGTAGCACCAtcaatccatttccaaattgCGGATGGTGTAACTAAATCAGTCCCCTGCTCCTACATCGAGTTTGCTGAACGCCTAGTTCTGCCTCAATACAGCAATCTGCCCCTTGACGAGGTTAAAGAGCATCACAGGCGAGATAGATTTGAGGTTGGAAATGCCGACAAAATCTTCGAGAGCACATCAAAGGAGCAGCTGACCAGGAAGGCTGCATGA
- the LOC103436912 gene encoding cinnamoyl-CoA reductase-like SNL6, whose protein sequence is MAPAAAVCVMDASGHVGASLTERLLQKGYTVHAALQRHGEARLGGICCDKTKLKVFDLDPFDYQSILDALKGCSGLFYSFEPPQDQPDCDEYMAEVEVRAAHNVLEACARTETIDKIVFTSSAAAVCWRNDRKSTALDLDLDERHWSDVNFCRSFKLWHALSKTLAEKTAWALAMDRSLNMVSMNVGLLMAPDLSITNPYLKGAAEMYEDGVLVTVDTDFLVDAHICVFEDVSSYGRYLCFNNIINRAEDALELARKLTPSAPSYPQSQDQDMRIPQQRISNKKLNKLMVEFKSKSQEC, encoded by the exons ATGGCACCAGCAGCAGCAGTATGTGTAATGGATGCATCAGGCCACGTAGGCGCCAGCCTCACAGAGCGCCTGCTGCAAAAGGGTTACACAGTCCATGCTGCCCTTCAGAGGCATG GGGAAGCGCGGTTGGGTGGGATTTGTTGTGACAAAACGAAGCTCAAAGTTTTCGATCTGGATCCGTTCGACTACCAGAGCATCCTCGACGCTCTCAAAGGCTGTTCCGGCTTGTTTTATTCATTTGAGCCTCCACAAGATCAGCCTGACTGCGAT GAATACATGGCAGAAGTGGAGGTTCGGGCGGCGCACAACGTACTAGAAGCATGTGCAAGAACTGAAACAATAGACAAAATCGTGTTTACATCTTCCGCCGCTGCCGTCTGTTGGCGAAACGATCGCAAGTCGACGGCTCTcgatttggatttggatgaaCGGCACTGGAGCGATGTCAATTTCTGTCGTAGTTTCAAG TTGTGGCATGCATTATCAAAAACCCTAGCAGAGAAGACAGCATGGGCCCTTGCAATGGACAGGAGCTTGAATATGGTGTCTATGAATGTAGGTTTGCTGATGGCTCCGGATTTGTCCATCACCAACCCGTATTTGAAAGGAGCAGCTGAGATGTACGAAGATGGCGTGCTCGTGACCGTCGATACTGATTTCTTAGTCGATGCACACATCTGCGTTTTTGAAGATGTCTCGTCCTACGGTCGATATCTGTGCTTCAACAACATCATCAATCGGGCTGAAGATGCTCTAGAGCTTGCTCGGAAGTTGACTCCTTCTGCCCCCTCATACCCACAAAGCCAAGATCAGGATATGAGGATCCCTCAACAGAGGATAAGCaacaagaaattaaataaattgatgGTGGAATTTAAGAGCAAATCTCAAGAGTGTTGA